A single window of Vitreimonas flagellata DNA harbors:
- a CDS encoding RNA polymerase sigma factor gives MSDERASIEPPRGVTPATIAPEHRRVLATLYVRHWKEIVAYVARAFGQGPPDPEDAAQSAFAQYAALSEPERILNPRAFLYRSASNFVLDFKRRARTRAKFEVGPEAALIMGGANEFTPERVLSGKERADILERAVMMLKPRQREVLILNRIHAMSYAEISRAKGISETEVRRLVAVAVRACDRALSAADAERTSTALKGKKP, from the coding sequence ATGAGCGACGAGCGCGCCTCGATCGAGCCCCCTCGTGGAGTGACACCCGCGACCATCGCCCCCGAACATCGCCGGGTGCTGGCGACCCTTTATGTGCGCCATTGGAAGGAGATTGTCGCCTATGTGGCGCGGGCTTTCGGACAAGGTCCGCCGGATCCCGAGGATGCGGCTCAAAGCGCCTTTGCCCAATATGCTGCGTTGAGCGAACCCGAACGTATCCTTAATCCGCGCGCTTTCCTTTATCGCTCGGCCAGCAATTTCGTCCTGGACTTCAAACGACGCGCCCGCACGCGGGCCAAATTCGAGGTCGGACCGGAAGCCGCTCTCATCATGGGCGGCGCCAATGAGTTTACGCCAGAGCGGGTCCTAAGCGGCAAAGAGCGCGCGGACATTCTTGAGCGCGCCGTCATGATGCTCAAGCCGCGTCAACGCGAAGTGCTCATCCTCAACCGCATTCACGCAATGTCTTACGCCGAGATCTCGCGCGCCAAGGGGATTTCCGAAACCGAAGTCCGCCGCCTCGTCGCCGTGGCCGTCAGAGCTTGCGACCGGGCGCTCTCGGCGGCGGACGCCGAGCGCACATCAACGGCCCTGAAGGGCAAAAAACCATGA